The window GGTCGCGTTCTGTATCGCGCGGGCGTACTGACCTTAACCGGCCTCATGGTAAGGAGGCGCGAAGCGCCGTCTCGAACCATGAGCCGCCCATCCTTCGAGACGCATCGCTTTCGCGATGCTCCTCAGGATGAGGCGGATTGTGGCTACTTGGTAACGGTGTAGCCGGTCTCGGGGTCGCGCATCAGCTGGAAGCGGATGTTCGGGTCCGGGTCCTGCCCGATGTAGCGGCCATTGACGTGAACCGCCGGCGAACAGCCATTCGGCTGCGGTTCCGTGTTGAACCAGATGCCGCGGAAGGTCGGACCGCCGATCTGATCGTGACAGACGGACCTGGCGACCTTCATCTTCTTCTTGGCCTTGGCCGCGAACGCGGGTTCGGCGGCAAATGCGCCGGTCAGCGCCACTCCAGCCGCAACAACCGCCAGCCATCGCCAGTTCATGGAAATTCTCCGTTAGGAACGCTGCCGCTGTACCGGCAAATCACCGAGGCGGCAACAGTTCCCGGCAAGTGCGGGAAATTCAAGGCGTCCGGTTCAGAACCGTCGCAGCCGCCCACCAGTCCGGCCGCCGGACGGCAAGACTCGATTCGGCGGTCGTGGCCTCGCTCTCCGTGGCGAATAGAGCAAAGCAGGTGCCGCCCGAGCCCGACATGCGCGCCAGCGTGACGCCCGGCAGCGCCGCGAGCGCGTCGAGCACCTCGCCAATCACCGGCGCGCAGGCGATTGCCGACGCAGTAAGGTCGTTGCCGTGCCCGCGCAGATAGTCGATCAGCGCGCCGGCTTCGTGCGGGATGTCGCCGAGCGTCCGCCGGTCCTTCGGCAGGCCGGCGCGGGCCAGCGCGGCGAAAACGTCGCGGGTCGCAACGCCGACACGCGGATTGACCAGCAGCGCCGGTAATTGCGGCAAACGAAGCGGCGGCGACAGCCGTTCGCCAACCCCGGTCATCACGCAGGCGCGCGACACGAAACACACCGGCACATCGGCGCCGGTTTGCAGCGCCGCCGTCATCAGCCGCGCGTCATCGAACGACATGCCGTTGTGGCGCGCCAACAGTCGCAAGGCCGCCGCCGCGTCGGCCGAACCACCGCCGACGCCACCGGCCACCGGAATATGTTTATCGAGATGAAAACGCCCGCCTTTGAGGCCCGGCACCAGAGCCGCGAGCGCGCGGAAAGCTTTGAGGATGAGATTGTCGCCGGCCGCGCCAATGACATCGGCAAAGGGCCCCGCGATGTCGAGACTCGTGTGCCCGGCCGGCTCAAGCGTGAGCGTGTCCGCAATGCCGGCGAAGGCGACCAGACTTTCCAGCTCGTGATAGCCGTCGGCGCGCCGCCCGGTAATGCGCAGCGTCAGGTTGATCTTGGCACGGGCGGTTTCGGTGAGATGCGACACGACAATTCATTTCGTCATTCCGGAGCGCCGTGAAACGGCGAACCCGGAATCCAGATGCGATCTCGGTTTGTAGCTGGATTCCGGGTTCGCTCGCCATAGCGCTATCGCGCTTATGGCTCACGCTCCGGAATGACGACAGGCAAAATCCTCAACCGCCATTGCCCGGCTTGGTGACGGCCGGCTTTTCGGACGAGTTCGCCTGCGACGTCGCTTCCTCGGGCAGACCGGTGCGCAGCTTTTCCAGGATCTTCGGCAGTTCTTCCGGATCGGGCTTGAGATCGCGCGCATGATTCCACTGGAAGGTCGCTTCCAGCTTGCGGCCGACGCGCCAGTAGGCATCGCCGAGATGATCGTTGATGGTCGGATCTTCCGGCTTCAAGCCAATGGCGCGCTCGAGCTCCTTCATCGCCTCTTCGTAATTGCCGAGGCGGTAATGGGCCCAGCCGAGCGAGTCGACGATGTAACCGTCGTCGGGACGTTGCGCGACGGCTTTCCTGATCATCGCCATGCCTTCGTCGAGGTTCACGCCCTGATCGATCCAGGAATAGCCGAGATAGTTGAGCACGTGCGGCTGATCCGGAAACAGCTCCAGCGCCTTCTTCAGATCGGCTTCGGCCTTCGGCCACTGCTTGGAGCGCTCGTAGCAAATGCCGCGGAAGTAGAAGACGGTCCAGTTCGCCTTTTCCGGCTTGCCGATGAGGTCAATCGCCTTGGTGTAAGCATCGCCGCATTCGGCGAACTTCTTGTGGCCGCGCAGCAGATTGCCGAGCGCGAGCGTGGCTTCGAGATCCTTGGGATCGTCCTTGAGCAGTTCCTCAAGCCGCTTCTGCGCCTCGTCGCTGCGGTCGAGCGCGTCGAGATCGGCGGCCATCTGGATGGAGGCGTTCCTGTGCAGCGCCGAACTGTGCGGAATGCGCTCGTAGATCTTGATCGCCATGTCCGGCTTCTTCATCGCCTCGTAGAGATCGGCGAGAGACAGCAGCGCCAGTTCGTGATGCGGCGCCAGATACAACGACAGCTGCAGATAGACGAGGCCGAGGTCTTCGCCGCCGCGGCGGCCGAGCGAAGCGCCGAGACCGTAAAGCGCCTCGGCGGCACCGATCTGCGCATTGGTGACCATCATCGGAATGACACCGGCCTTCGCGGCCGCGGCGCGCGTCGGCGCATCGCCTTCGTTCAGCTTGGCAATCGTCTTGGCGTCCGCGACGCCATCGGCCTTCAGCCCGTTGCGCGACTGGAATTCGCGCAGCGCCGTCACCGTCTGCCCGCCGAAGCGGCCGTCCGGTTCCATGCCCAGCCGTGTCTGCAAGGCCGTGACATCCGCCCCGCTCTTGCCGCGCGACAGAACGCGCTCGAAAGCGAGCTTCGGCACGGCCTTCGACTCAGCCGCTTTGGCGCTGCCGGTTTCACGGCTCTTGAGCTTGCCCATCGCCTCGACGATCAGCGGATGGCGCGGCAGCACCTTGTCGAAAGCGTCATAGACCGCCAGCGCTTCTTCCGGCGAACGATTGCGCGACAGCCAGCCGCCATAGGCTTCGACCACGCGCAGCGCCGAGGAATCCTGCTTGTAGGCGCGCTCGAAACGCTTGCCGGCCTCTTTGGCGTCACCCGTGGCGTCGAGGATCAGGCCGGCATGCAGATCCTTGAAGATGCCGTACCATTCGGGGCCGCTGAGGCGATCGATCGCCGCCACCGCGCCTTTGGCGTCGCCGGCGCCGGCATAGCTCCAGGCCGACAGCAGCGTCGCGGTGAGATCGGTGATCGGGCCGCGCACGGACTGACCGAGATTGCGCCGCGCCGTGACGAAGTGCCCGACTTTAAGATCGTGGACGCCGAGGACAAGACGCGCGGCCCGGTCCGTTTTGCTCAACTGGGCGACGCGTTCGGCGAACTTCACCGCTTCGC of the Undibacter mobilis genome contains:
- a CDS encoding tetratricopeptide repeat protein; this encodes MKSSSRFRGVAAGAAVAVFAAASVVAAPASATAQGSQPPTSGQIDLSGLTASGSYLAARHAGRQQDALAAATYYRAALRRDPKNAELLDRAFVSLLVGGDVGEAVKFAERVAQLSKTDRAARLVLGVHDLKVGHFVTARRNLGQSVRGPITDLTATLLSAWSYAGAGDAKGAVAAIDRLSGPEWYGIFKDLHAGLILDATGDAKEAGKRFERAYKQDSSALRVVEAYGGWLSRNRSPEEALAVYDAFDKVLPRHPLIVEAMGKLKSRETGSAKAAESKAVPKLAFERVLSRGKSGADVTALQTRLGMEPDGRFGGQTVTALREFQSRNGLKADGVADAKTIAKLNEGDAPTRAAAAKAGVIPMMVTNAQIGAAEALYGLGASLGRRGGEDLGLVYLQLSLYLAPHHELALLSLADLYEAMKKPDMAIKIYERIPHSSALHRNASIQMAADLDALDRSDEAQKRLEELLKDDPKDLEATLALGNLLRGHKKFAECGDAYTKAIDLIGKPEKANWTVFYFRGICYERSKQWPKAEADLKKALELFPDQPHVLNYLGYSWIDQGVNLDEGMAMIRKAVAQRPDDGYIVDSLGWAHYRLGNYEEAMKELERAIGLKPEDPTINDHLGDAYWRVGRKLEATFQWNHARDLKPDPEELPKILEKLRTGLPEEATSQANSSEKPAVTKPGNGG
- a CDS encoding 4-(cytidine 5'-diphospho)-2-C-methyl-D-erythritol kinase, translating into MSHLTETARAKINLTLRITGRRADGYHELESLVAFAGIADTLTLEPAGHTSLDIAGPFADVIGAAGDNLILKAFRALAALVPGLKGGRFHLDKHIPVAGGVGGGSADAAAALRLLARHNGMSFDDARLMTAALQTGADVPVCFVSRACVMTGVGERLSPPLRLPQLPALLVNPRVGVATRDVFAALARAGLPKDRRTLGDIPHEAGALIDYLRGHGNDLTASAIACAPVIGEVLDALAALPGVTLARMSGSGGTCFALFATESEATTAESSLAVRRPDWWAAATVLNRTP